Proteins encoded by one window of Nyctibius grandis isolate bNycGra1 chromosome 15, bNycGra1.pri, whole genome shotgun sequence:
- the FADS6 gene encoding fatty acid desaturase 6, translating into MLLEDGDPARRREQRANGEVSSTSCPEGTGDPPAQGTPAPDDSTMEALAEGWEPGPALGDGDMTPRGILQRAGQHEEALMAELAELVQKVVKNSSWWDRHGVDISILACSFLLLPAGFLCLRSAQAIPFLAGVLILGVVHHTLAVKGSHLASHNVLAESKSWGKVWAIFFIELCSAFTAEQATYSHVKIHHGYTNVIGLGDSSTWKLPFLNCYIYMFIAPLAVPIITPLVALGLLRNVEWTAALRTLCCIFLGLYCHYWLLLHVSGFQSLWSALLCMLLTRSLLAHPYIHVNIFQHIGLPMFAADRKPKRIHLMSLGVLNLPRNALLDWSFGHSLISCHVEHHLFPSLSDNMCLKIKPIVSQYLKQKKLPYNEDTYTSRLRLFLQRYEELMVHAPPITELVGIQ; encoded by the exons atgctgctggaggaTGGGGACCCGGCGAGGCGGAGGGAACAGCGGGCCAACGGCGAGGTCAGCAGTACCTCCTGCCCCGAGGGGACAGGGgatcccccagcccagggcacgCCAGCTCCCGATGACAGCACAATGGAGGCACTGGCAGAGGGATGGGAGCCGGGGCCAGCGCTGGGTGATGGGGACATGACCCCCAGAGGGATCCTGCAACGAGCAGGGCAGCATGAGGAAGCCCTGATGGCTGAGCTCGCGGAGCTGGTGCAGAAGGTGGTGAAGAACAGCAGCTGGTGGGACCGGCATGGCGTGGACATCAGCATCCTCGCCTGcagcttcctcctgctcccgGCAG GGTTCCTGTGCCTGAGGTCAGCCCAGGCCATCCCTTTCCTGGCGGGTGTCCTCATCCTCGGCGTGGTGCATCACACCTTGGCCGTGAAGGGCAGCCACCTGGCCAGCCACAACGTCTTGGCTGAGTCGAAGTCCTGGGGCAAAGTGTGGGCCATCTTCTTCATCGAG ctctgctcagctTTCACGGCTGAGCAGGCCACCTACAGCCACGTCAAGATACACCATGGCTACACCAACGTCATCGGCCTGGGGGACTCCAGCACCTGGAAGCTTCCTTTCCTGAACTGCTACATCTACATGTTCATCGCGCCTCTTGCTGTGCCCATCATAACCCCTCTGGTTGCACTTG GGTTGTTGAGGAACGTGGAGTGGACAGCAGCTCTCCGGACcctctgctgcatttttctgGGTCTTTACTGCCATTATTGGCTGCTGCTCCATGTCTCAGGCTTCCAGTCACTGTggtcagccctgctctgcatgCTGCTCACCCGCTCCCTCCTGGCCCATCCCTACATCCACGTCAACATATTCCAG CACATCGGCCTCCCCATGTTCGCGGCCGATCGGAAACCCAAGCGGATCCACCTCATGAGCCTGGGCGTCCTCAACCTGCCCCGCAACGCCCTGCTCGACTGGTCCTTTGGCCACTCGCTCATCAGCTGCCACGTGGAGCAtcacctcttccccagcctctccGACAACATGTGCCTGAAG ATCAAACCCATCGTCTCCCAGTACCTGAAGCAGAAGAAGCTGCCGTACAATGAGGACACTTATACCTCCAGGCTCCGGCTCTTCCTCCAGAGATACGAGGAGCTGATGGTCCACGCTCCCCCCATAACGGAGCTGGTGGGCATCCAGTGA